From a region of the Cygnus atratus isolate AKBS03 ecotype Queensland, Australia chromosome 3, CAtr_DNAZoo_HiC_assembly, whole genome shotgun sequence genome:
- the EDARADD gene encoding ectodysplasin-A receptor-associated adapter protein isoform X1: MAAPRDPLPPADHGAKEPVEDTDPSTLSLTMTEKYPVQDTGVPKDEEYLTDQVTLEIASVNIRSLTSDTGLVQEPENKDSQNHTDESLSDLKKSSKENGTCSLCLFRAPTISDMLNDEDLLYTVRLKLDPCHPTVKNWRNLASKWGMTYDELCFLEQKPQSPTLEFLLRNSDRTVEQLIELCKFYKRVDVVKVLLKWVEEEWPKRGNRNYQNDL; encoded by the exons ATGGCCGCGCCGCGGGACCCGCTGCCCCCGG CAGATCACGGAGCAAAAGAGCCAGTAGAGGATACAGATCCAAGCACTCTTTCCTTAACAATG actgaaaaatatccCGTCCAAGACACAGGAGTACCTAAAG ATGAGGAATACCTAACAGATCAAGTAACATTGGAAATTGCATCTGTGAACATCCGGAGTCTTACGTCAGATACTGGCCTAGTCCAAGAG CCAGAAAACAAAGACTCGCAAAACCATACTGATGAATCACTTTCAG ATctcaagaaaagcagcaaagaaaatggcACTTGCTCCTTGTGCTTATTTCGTGCACCGACCATCAGTGACATGCTCAATGATGAAGACTTGTTGTACACAGTGAGGCTAAAGCTGGATCCCTGCCATCCAACTGTGAAAAACTGGAGAAACTTAGCAAGCAAGTGGGGGATGACTTACGATGAATTGTGTTTCCTTGAACAGAAGCCCCAGAGTCCTACCTTGGAGTTCTTGCTACGGAATAGCGACAGGACTGTGGAGCAGCTGATTGAGCTCTGTAAATTTTATAAGAGAGTTGATGTTGTGAAAGTGCTGCTGAAATGGGTGGAGGAGGAATGGCCCaagagaggaaacagaaattaCCAGAATGACTTGTAG
- the EDARADD gene encoding ectodysplasin-A receptor-associated adapter protein isoform X2: MAAPRDPLPPDHGAKEPVEDTDPSTLSLTMTEKYPVQDTGVPKDEEYLTDQVTLEIASVNIRSLTSDTGLVQEPENKDSQNHTDESLSDLKKSSKENGTCSLCLFRAPTISDMLNDEDLLYTVRLKLDPCHPTVKNWRNLASKWGMTYDELCFLEQKPQSPTLEFLLRNSDRTVEQLIELCKFYKRVDVVKVLLKWVEEEWPKRGNRNYQNDL, from the exons ATGGCCGCGCCGCGGGACCCGCTGCCCCCGG ATCACGGAGCAAAAGAGCCAGTAGAGGATACAGATCCAAGCACTCTTTCCTTAACAATG actgaaaaatatccCGTCCAAGACACAGGAGTACCTAAAG ATGAGGAATACCTAACAGATCAAGTAACATTGGAAATTGCATCTGTGAACATCCGGAGTCTTACGTCAGATACTGGCCTAGTCCAAGAG CCAGAAAACAAAGACTCGCAAAACCATACTGATGAATCACTTTCAG ATctcaagaaaagcagcaaagaaaatggcACTTGCTCCTTGTGCTTATTTCGTGCACCGACCATCAGTGACATGCTCAATGATGAAGACTTGTTGTACACAGTGAGGCTAAAGCTGGATCCCTGCCATCCAACTGTGAAAAACTGGAGAAACTTAGCAAGCAAGTGGGGGATGACTTACGATGAATTGTGTTTCCTTGAACAGAAGCCCCAGAGTCCTACCTTGGAGTTCTTGCTACGGAATAGCGACAGGACTGTGGAGCAGCTGATTGAGCTCTGTAAATTTTATAAGAGAGTTGATGTTGTGAAAGTGCTGCTGAAATGGGTGGAGGAGGAATGGCCCaagagaggaaacagaaattaCCAGAATGACTTGTAG
- the EDARADD gene encoding ectodysplasin-A receptor-associated adapter protein isoform X3 yields the protein MTEKYPVQDTGVPKDEEYLTDQVTLEIASVNIRSLTSDTGLVQEPENKDSQNHTDESLSDLKKSSKENGTCSLCLFRAPTISDMLNDEDLLYTVRLKLDPCHPTVKNWRNLASKWGMTYDELCFLEQKPQSPTLEFLLRNSDRTVEQLIELCKFYKRVDVVKVLLKWVEEEWPKRGNRNYQNDL from the exons ATG actgaaaaatatccCGTCCAAGACACAGGAGTACCTAAAG ATGAGGAATACCTAACAGATCAAGTAACATTGGAAATTGCATCTGTGAACATCCGGAGTCTTACGTCAGATACTGGCCTAGTCCAAGAG CCAGAAAACAAAGACTCGCAAAACCATACTGATGAATCACTTTCAG ATctcaagaaaagcagcaaagaaaatggcACTTGCTCCTTGTGCTTATTTCGTGCACCGACCATCAGTGACATGCTCAATGATGAAGACTTGTTGTACACAGTGAGGCTAAAGCTGGATCCCTGCCATCCAACTGTGAAAAACTGGAGAAACTTAGCAAGCAAGTGGGGGATGACTTACGATGAATTGTGTTTCCTTGAACAGAAGCCCCAGAGTCCTACCTTGGAGTTCTTGCTACGGAATAGCGACAGGACTGTGGAGCAGCTGATTGAGCTCTGTAAATTTTATAAGAGAGTTGATGTTGTGAAAGTGCTGCTGAAATGGGTGGAGGAGGAATGGCCCaagagaggaaacagaaattaCCAGAATGACTTGTAG
- the EDARADD gene encoding ectodysplasin-A receptor-associated adapter protein isoform X4 — protein sequence MSNVQREEELKGVPYARVPADFHQTNMGLVCISQMMEPENKDSQNHTDESLSDLKKSSKENGTCSLCLFRAPTISDMLNDEDLLYTVRLKLDPCHPTVKNWRNLASKWGMTYDELCFLEQKPQSPTLEFLLRNSDRTVEQLIELCKFYKRVDVVKVLLKWVEEEWPKRGNRNYQNDL from the exons atgaGCAATGTCCAGCGagaagaagaattaaaaggAGTTCCTTATGCCAGAGTCCCAGCTGACTTTCATCAAACAAACATGGGTTTGGTATGCATTTCACAGATGATGGAG CCAGAAAACAAAGACTCGCAAAACCATACTGATGAATCACTTTCAG ATctcaagaaaagcagcaaagaaaatggcACTTGCTCCTTGTGCTTATTTCGTGCACCGACCATCAGTGACATGCTCAATGATGAAGACTTGTTGTACACAGTGAGGCTAAAGCTGGATCCCTGCCATCCAACTGTGAAAAACTGGAGAAACTTAGCAAGCAAGTGGGGGATGACTTACGATGAATTGTGTTTCCTTGAACAGAAGCCCCAGAGTCCTACCTTGGAGTTCTTGCTACGGAATAGCGACAGGACTGTGGAGCAGCTGATTGAGCTCTGTAAATTTTATAAGAGAGTTGATGTTGTGAAAGTGCTGCTGAAATGGGTGGAGGAGGAATGGCCCaagagaggaaacagaaattaCCAGAATGACTTGTAG
- the LGALS8 gene encoding galectin-8 isoform X2, translated as MMSLDGPQKKIINPVVPYIGTILGGLVPGELVVIHGSVPDDADRFQVDLQCGSSIKPRADVAFHFNPRFKRSGCIVCNTLEREKWGWEEITYEMPFQKGKSFEVAIMILKDKFQVTVNKKHLLLYNHRISLQRIDTLGISGKVHIRSIEFVSNGEMPDGSQFGVPYIGKLDSALRPGCTIAIKGEMNKNPKSFAINLKSSESKDIALHLNPRMKNKVFVRNSYLRDSWGEEEREVTNFPFSPGMYFELIIFCDAHQFKVAVNGVHILEYKHRFKQLEKIDLLEVTGDVQLLDVRSW; from the exons ATGATGTCCTTGGATGGGCCgcagaagaaaatcattaacCCG GTCGTTCCGTATATTGGGACAATTCTTGGTGGCCTTGTTCCTGGAGAGCTGGTTGTAATACATGGGAGTGTTCCTGATGATGCAGACAG gTTCCAGGTGGATTTACAGTGTGGCAGTAGTATAAAGCCTCGAGCTGATGTGGCCTTTCATTTCAACCCTCGCTTCAAAAGGTCTGGCTGCATTGTTTGCAACACGCTGGAGAGGGAAAAATGGGGCTGGGAAGAGATCACCTATGAGATGCCTTTTCAAAAAGGGAAGTCATTTGAGGTTGCCATCATGATTTTAAAGGATAAATTCCAG GTGACTGTAAACAAGAAGCACTTGCTGCTCTACAATCACAGAATTAGCCTTCAAAGAATAGATACTCTGGGAATATCTGGCAAAGTGCACATCAGAAGTATAGAGTTTGTTTCTAAT ggGGAAATGCCAGATGGTTCACAATTC GGAGTTCCTTACATTGGGAAACTTGATTCTGCACTTCGTCCGGGATGCACAATCGCTATTAAAggagaaatgaataaaaacccAAAGAG CTTTGCAATAAATCTGAAATCAAGTGAGTCGAAGGACATAGCACTACATCTGAATCCCCGAATGAAGAATAAAGTTTTTGTGAGAAACTCTTACCTTCGTGACagctggggagaagaagaaagggaagttACCAATTTCCCTTTCAGTCCAGGGATGTACTTTGAG ctGATCATATTCTGTGATGCCCACCAGTTCAAAGTTGCTGTTAATGGTGTTCACATTCTGGAATACAAGCATCGCTTTAAACAACTGGAAAAGATCGACCTGCTGGAAGTCACAGGAGATGTTCAATTGTTAGATGTGAGGAGCTGGTAG
- the LGALS8 gene encoding galectin-8 isoform X1, producing MMSLDGPQKKIINPVVPYIGTILGGLVPGELVVIHGSVPDDADRFQVDLQCGSSIKPRADVAFHFNPRFKRSGCIVCNTLEREKWGWEEITYEMPFQKGKSFEVAIMILKDKFQVTVNKKHLLLYNHRISLQRIDTLGISGKVHIRSIEFVSNSVQGSQPSSLGVTKISTENGEMPDGSQFGVPYIGKLDSALRPGCTIAIKGEMNKNPKSFAINLKSSESKDIALHLNPRMKNKVFVRNSYLRDSWGEEEREVTNFPFSPGMYFELIIFCDAHQFKVAVNGVHILEYKHRFKQLEKIDLLEVTGDVQLLDVRSW from the exons ATGATGTCCTTGGATGGGCCgcagaagaaaatcattaacCCG GTCGTTCCGTATATTGGGACAATTCTTGGTGGCCTTGTTCCTGGAGAGCTGGTTGTAATACATGGGAGTGTTCCTGATGATGCAGACAG gTTCCAGGTGGATTTACAGTGTGGCAGTAGTATAAAGCCTCGAGCTGATGTGGCCTTTCATTTCAACCCTCGCTTCAAAAGGTCTGGCTGCATTGTTTGCAACACGCTGGAGAGGGAAAAATGGGGCTGGGAAGAGATCACCTATGAGATGCCTTTTCAAAAAGGGAAGTCATTTGAGGTTGCCATCATGATTTTAAAGGATAAATTCCAG GTGACTGTAAACAAGAAGCACTTGCTGCTCTACAATCACAGAATTAGCCTTCAAAGAATAGATACTCTGGGAATATCTGGCAAAGTGCACATCAGAAGTATAGAGTTTGTTTCTAAT tctgtaCAAGGCTCACAGCCATCATCTCTAGGAGTAACAAAgataagcacagaaaat ggGGAAATGCCAGATGGTTCACAATTC GGAGTTCCTTACATTGGGAAACTTGATTCTGCACTTCGTCCGGGATGCACAATCGCTATTAAAggagaaatgaataaaaacccAAAGAG CTTTGCAATAAATCTGAAATCAAGTGAGTCGAAGGACATAGCACTACATCTGAATCCCCGAATGAAGAATAAAGTTTTTGTGAGAAACTCTTACCTTCGTGACagctggggagaagaagaaagggaagttACCAATTTCCCTTTCAGTCCAGGGATGTACTTTGAG ctGATCATATTCTGTGATGCCCACCAGTTCAAAGTTGCTGTTAATGGTGTTCACATTCTGGAATACAAGCATCGCTTTAAACAACTGGAAAAGATCGACCTGCTGGAAGTCACAGGAGATGTTCAATTGTTAGATGTGAGGAGCTGGTAG